DNA from Tripterygium wilfordii isolate XIE 37 chromosome 15, ASM1340144v1, whole genome shotgun sequence:
AGAAACACTCTAAACAAACTTATTCATGCCACCGAGTAACTGATTAAGGGTGCAACGAACACTCCGGTTTTGTTTAGCGGGAAAGTAGAACACAACTCGACCACTTTAAATTAGTTCCAATCAAAACAGGTAAACTAAAAACGCTTTTAAGTTTTGCTTTGCTAATTTCATTGTCCATAGCTTATAACTACTCTTCCCGTCAGTGTTTTATCCCCAAGTACTAATCATCAGCTACTCTGTCTCATCAACTTTATGAAAGCAATTTTATTTCAGGAGCCATACTTTCACACCAACACATTTCAGGCGTATAAGCCTTTGTATGGTATTGCTAGACAAAATACCAGACACCAAATTCCTAGCTACTTCACTAAATATTATATCCTGCCAGTTTGACACATCTGTATGTAGTTTTTATCCAAGAAATATGTCCGTTTTAATTCCAAATTTTAGCATCGCGTGGTACCATATAGACGAGATTCAAGTTGAAGTCGTGGCAAAAGCAATGAACCATGATTCTCAACACTTAGCACAGCAGAACCAAATTTGAGTCGGACTCGGTCAGAAATTTCAAGTACCAATATCCGAACCGAGCATAAAATGCGAAGGAACAattcatttttatcaaaatcGCAAAGTTTGagtcgacaaaaaaaaaaaaccaaagctGAAAGAGAAGCTCAAGCGTCAACGCTGAACGAAAAACGAGTACCTGAAACGTGATCAGCGACAGCGACTGGTGATTGTGGATCCGAGATTTGAAGGGATCCGATGTGGGTGGAAAGAGACGACGGAGACGGAGAGCGGTGGTGATGGGGATTGCCATGTTGGGAATTAGAGATTTGAGAGGGTGAGAGAGGAGAAGGCGATACGGATCGTTGAGATCGTGAGGACAAGAAGGACATGAAAATTAGGGAGAGAGTACCTCTAGCTTGGGTTCGCGTTTGGAGCCAAGATTTCGATTACGCggaggttttaaaaaaaaaatatatatatatttggagtattaaaaattgtaaaatgtaaactTCAAAAACAAATCATTGCTTGCTGGCTGGCTGGCTAGATGCATAAATGAATTGAACCTGTAAACTAAATCGTTTGCTGACAGACAGTGAGATAGAATGACCCAAAACAAAACTCATGAACCTGAGAAAGCATTGCCATTGGATTTGGTTGCATTGCTTCCTTGGCAATTGACTTGGCTTTTGCATAAAAGCCTTCCCCAAACCTCCTCGTGCTCAAATTCCTTTCAAGTAGTCCAAGTCTTTATCAGGTTGATGAAGGACAAGTTTGACAAAATAAAAGTCGGTCTTATTAACAATCCTGTTTCAATGGAGTCATGTTGTTCCCCGATCTGATgacatcctcctcctcctattGTTACACTTAGATACATCATATACATGACAACAATCAATATTTGCGCCTCATGATCCAGAGACGTTTAAAAGTTATGtatgaaaggaaaaataaaatccatGTCTTGATTCACTCAACGAGGATAGATGATTTGAGAGCAAATAGAGAGGGAGCACTCTCGTCATTTTTTCAAGACTGATTGATAAACTCTTGTAAAGCCCTTGCCTGATCTACcagtgtttttgtttgtttatctaCCAAAATATAATAATACCGTTGTGTGTCTTGTGACAACTTCTCCTCCACTGTATCAACTATGCGTAATCGCCCATAACTTACCAGTCAATGACAACCCATTTGATCAAAAGAAACCCCACCAATATTAAAAACATCAGGGGTTTGCAGGATACATACAGCAGTTCCAACAATCAACATATCCAGGTTTCACATTGATCAACACACAAAAATTGCCCCGCACCTCTGCCGACAGCATTGTTTGTATAGACAACAGTAACCCCCAACATTTAACGGCTAAAACAAGCGTTTTCTGCAATCTGCAGCGCCACAATAACAAGCCAATTGCTTTATATTCCCATCAGGACCATGGACACTGTCAAGGGCATAGCCGTAGTCATAAGTGAGCTCCTACACAAAAAGGCAAACAAAAGTCATCAATGACTCCAAAATTCAGGCAAGGCAATACAACGATGACAGTAAATGAACACAATCGTTTTAAGctcaaagaaaaatatacatGACCAATATTATTTCAACCTTTAGAGGgtaaaatcaaatttcaaaaccaACCACCGTCCAAAAGTCAGGAATGCATATGTCAACATAAGTAATCTTAGCCTCATCATATGATATTCAACAAATGGCTGCTGAGAAGTGGGACTGTGAGAGGGCACTCATTCTCTTTCCAAACCAAAAACTTCTACAATGGGAAAAATACTGACCGTTCTTTCTACAGTGTGTAAAACCATCAAGATATCATGCATTAACCAACTCATATGGACCACAATAACTCTTTGGATAACTCACTTTAGCCAATAAACATGATTCTTCCAaagaattatattttaataggtAATTTTATAAAAACTACAGACATTGCCTCTCTTACTAGTGTACTCTCTTAGTTTATTTGCTCTGGTCTTTGCTATGAATCACATAATCAAACTACCTCTCATAAAAAATTGTATTTAGACCCTAAACAATGCCCAGAGTCATCCGCACCTTTACTTAGAAAGACAAGAAGGTTACAATTTTCTGAAATGTGATGCGGCATACCTTACtattgaaattattttatcaATTCAATAAGAAAATAAGATGAACTTTTAATTCACTAAGCAGGAAAAAATGGGATCATAAAATTACCTGCAACGGAGGTATGTTGTCTGCTGCAAATAGCATTACTCGAGCCATTTTGATGTCGTGGTGTGAGCTCAAAACACACTGGACAAAGAGATTTGGCTCACAACTGTGGTTAATGAACCTGGCAACATTCCCAGATTGTGCCTTTCCACATTGTCAATTGCCGGCATTGACGAATCTAGTTGACGCCTCTGTTGgtaaaatagaaaattgtaAGTTCCAGTGCATCAAGGTACAAATACAATAGATTCAAGAAAATTTCATAACCCATATGTTGAGAAATGCTTATATTCCAGAAATGTTCGATCATACATGCATCCATGGCACAAACACAGATCCAAGAAAACTTAGGCGACTCCCATCCAAAAGTACTTTTATGTGCCATTTAATCCCCTATCAGACAATGAAGTCGGGTCTCTTAAGTACAACCAACAGGAGCGGTATTGtagatttaaatatttaattgcCCCAAGTACACACTTCCTAATTCGTAAACTGACAAAATAGCCAGCTAAATTATGCATTTCAACATTTAGAAAAGTTTTAGGAAAATTACCTCTCTTCCACCAAGACCCCTCATTGTTTGTAAGCAGTCTATATCAAAGATATAGTTATTCTCAGTGGCATTATCCAAATCCTCTGTCCTCAAAAGTATGCCAACGTACTCACAAACTGGAGCTCCAGAAGGTATAAAGTCCCAAGATCTAACCGCCCAGCCTTTTTTCGGAGTACGAAACACCTGCCAAGAATAATGAATTAATAGATTTATAGGTCAAATCACATTGATACAGAGATAAGTATAACAAACTGAAT
Protein-coding regions in this window:
- the LOC120016843 gene encoding uncharacterized protein LOC120016843 isoform X2; protein product: MSFLSSRSQRSVSPSPLSPSQISNSQHGNPHHHRSPSPSSLSTHIGSLQISDPQSPVAVADHVSGTSASAESGGSSKKQTGLSIANLLRVLGERVFLGRGVAILVPQIFLGG